The genomic region GGCTTATTTTCTTCATCAATAACAACATATTTAATTCCTGACATATCAAAGCCACTTCCTCATCCCAGAAATCACATTTCATTCACCATGGCTCGCAGCAGAAAGACATTTTTTGATGCAAAATTATGGAAAAAGGCATCTAAATAGTACACGATACAAGTGCAAAGTTGTATTGTACAGTGAGGTAACACAATTGCATCATAACATGATCCCAAAACCAAAGTAAATCCACGGCAGCTTGTTTTCATCGGGTGCTCATATCTGAATGACATTTGGGAGCTAATACCACTAGACAAATGTTTTCGTGTAATTCTGTATTATTATGATTACTGATTCACAGTACTAAATAACTGCTTTGTTTAAAAACAAAtcgttaaaataaacaaaaaaatatataaataaaaacaagctttCTTGCATGGACAACTCATTTTCCTCAGCCTTCTTTCTTCGTCCTCATGTCGCAGCCGTCTGACTATTTACCAGATCCCGCTGGATCTTCCTCCAGGAGGAGCCAGGATCCGAGCCGAGGATCTCTTTGGAATGTTGTCATCGATCTGAGCACCTGGAGCGGCAGGGAACACGACCACAAGGGTTCAGCAGTTCCACACAATCATCTACACACTAATGAATGACTCACGGGATTAGTGTGTGAagcttaaagaacaagtcaccccctgccagattcttactcaactctcacttcctgtttgaaaaatgcaacaaatgctgttgcctagcagaccgagagggcagagctgctaacacacacacacacacacacacacacacacacacacacacacacacacacacacacacacacacacacacacacacacacaaattaaataTATACAtaattttattatatatatatacatatatatatatatatatatatatatatatatatatatatatttatatatttatatatgatatgtgtgtatatgtgtattgccaacctagaaaaatgtttgcccctcttctgccaccccataaataattttgtagatccgcccctggTCTCACTCTCCAAAGAAAAGTCTAAGTCTGTAGAAAAGTCCAAAGTCAAAGCAGAGTAAGCAGCTTGTGAACTGGGGGGAAGTGGAGACCAATCCAAAATGACGGCTGGCAACTatggcagcgccagtccacggggcgtctacgtatatatatatatatatatatatatatatatatatatatatatatatatatatatatatatattattctcTCGAAATACAagttaacaaataaaaaaaataaaaaatgtatgtcTCAAGTTTGGAGACTTGAGCAATGGCAGATCCACCAAAGTGAACCAAAACCAGAATGTGTTTGTTTGGTTCTGCGAGTTGGAAAACAGCCAGTAAACATGCCTCTTATGCGTCAccaagagatttgattttacaaCAGTAAACGACATTCCGCAGCAAGCCTTAAGAGGGCGACCGAGAGCATATACCCGCAAAGTTcaggaatgtgtctttaaaaccgTTTGTTTTATGCTCATAATCCCTAAAATCAAaccctgacagaaaatggataaaTGTTTTAgaatgtttatagaggcagtcgtacccacatggcagcacaaaaggatgcaaaaagtgagttttgcaAAATGATATATGATGTGTAATGTACTTCATACCAGCTTGTTGCTGAGTAGGTTTTATCtgcttttatgattttatgtaatGAAACGCACTAATCCTTTGCTGTATTATAGTTTgttttgttgtacagcactttgggacAGTATGCTTAAAATTTGCTAGAGAAATAAACTTGACCTTGAACTTGCAGAGGTTAACACAATTTTTAAAAGTTAAACCAACTTATTTTTAGAGTGTTTGTATGGACGTGCAGCTCTGAACAGCTTCTGCTCTCAGCAGATTTCAGTCATTGTGCATCAGGATGTCTAAAATGTTGGAATGTTCTCATCCTCACCAGACAGGCTGAAGCTGGACTCATGGAGGTCCCTGACCCCCCCGTGCCGGGTGCAGGGGCGTGTTGGGGTGTCCAAATCTGAAGCTCCCTGATCCCTCCTCCCTGAATTCACCATGGCAACAACGTCCCCTGTGTAAGGTTCTCTCTCGACTGCTTTTACCGCCTGGCTCTGGATGAATAAAGCATCAAATAATACAAAAGTTAAAGCAGAATGATGACTGACAAAACAAAATGCTGCCAGAGAAAGTCAAAATGAAGCTCCTCTAAGCCGTTTAAAGTCTGATACCTTTTCCCTCTGAACCATCTTCTTGTAGAGGTGATCTGGGAAAGTCCTCAAAGGGCAGAACTTTCCAGAACCTTCGGCACATGTGAACATGCCATTTTCATACACCAAACGTCCACGGCTGATGGTAACCAGGGGAACGCCATGACAACGGAGACCTTCATATAAGTTTATATCTCCTCCCTGGAACTGGTTTTCCACTGAAATAGTCCTGCAGGGATCAGATGGAGATGACCCAGTTCAGTCTGAGGAAAAGCTGGAGGCTGGAGATAAAGGCAGCTCAGAGACGAGCTGGTCGACAAATACATTGATTGAGTTTCATACTTGGATCCCTCGGGGTCCCAGACCACCACATCAGCATCTGCTCCGGGGATGATCCTGCCCTTCTGGGGGTAGAGGTTGTAGATCTTGGCTGCATTTGAGCTCGTGATTGCAACAAAGCGATTCTCATCTATTTTACCTCCAATCTGTGAAAGACCACGTGCTTCTAATTCACCTTGTTCATAAAATTATGAATAAAATTCAAAAATGCAATGAAAAAATGTTCACGTTGAAAGCTGATGTATTTTGTTTGCATTCATTGCTTTAGAAGTTCACATGCACAACCACTAAACCACATGGGACAATTCTCTGGAAGCGAGGCACAAACATACCACTCCTTTCTCCCAGATCACACTCATACGGTCCTGAATTCCAGGAAGTCCATGCGGAATCTTTGTGAAATCATCCTTGCCCATTGCTTTCTGTTTGATGGTGAATGGACGGTGGTCAGACGCCAGAACGTTCAACGTGTCACTAATAGGAGTTTAGAGGAGACAAAATGTAGTCACAAGCACATCTGCATCAGAAGGTTATGGCATTTGTTAACTCCTCCTCACTTTCCAAGCAAACTCATTAGGAAGTTTGGAGTGTTGGGATCCAGACGGAGAGGAGGCACAGTGACGTGAGCAGCAGCGTGAGACCAGTCCTGGTGGTAGTACTGCATGCCAGTCAGGACAGTGTGGGCCGTGGTTGTCTCCCCATGGACAACCTTACCTGTGAACATGAAGGTAAAAGTGAATGAATGGTTTTTTTGGTCCGGTTATGTTTAGCTGCAGGTAAGGAAGTCAGCCACACCTTGCATTTTGGCTGAAGCTACAACATCTCCTGCAGACATGCTGGAAACGCTGACAAGATAAATTGGGCAGTGAGcctgaagaaaaataaaacaacgtGGTAGCAAGTTTTAAAACTGCTCAGTGGGCCTGTAAAGAGAACAGGTTGGATTTAAAGCGGTGCGTCACTCACCCTGTTGGCGATTGTAATGGCCCTGTGGGTTGCCTCTGCTTCCAGCTGCATAGAAACAACATTATGAGCAATAAATCAGTATTTATTCTGACAAAGAGAGCAGTTTTGATTCTGAGAGACTTACCTCTTCAGGCCGGCTGATTTCAATCCCCTCAGGGCCGCTGATGCCCAGGTCTAACGCTTCCTTTGCACCCTGAGAGGAATAAAAGCCAAAGTGAATCACCTATAAATCAAGGATAGTCCTTTAATTTATCAGTCAATAAATGCACACAAACACTCCCTCACCTCTCCCACCAGCTCGCCATTCTCAGCGTGGACCCGTGCGACAGCACCGATGTCCTTACAGTGGAGCAGAGCCTGGAAGAGCTCCCGATCCCTCAGCATGAACGACTCCTTATAGGCCATGAACATCTGGAAGGAATTCACTCCTTTCTCCCTCACAAGCTTCTCCATCTCAGCTTGCACCTGATGGACAGGAAGTAGAAATGAGCTCCCGCTCATCACCTCGCACAGCAGTTTTGGATTTTAGCAAATGATCGTGAGGGGTGGTGGAATGAGTTTGCTATTCTTGCTGTGCTGTTATTAATACAAATAGGTGAAGCAGGAATAAAAAAGAGGCACAAAAGTCCCATTTGAAGCTATTTAGGCTTTAAATTTTGCAGCAAAGACACACGCTCCTTCACTTTATACCCTGATCATAACTGGTTTAGGGCTAAATGCAAACAAATGACAGCATGTGGTGAAACAAAGAACTACCGGAAGAGGGACATGTTATGCTGGGGTACCTTGGGTCCCCACCACGTGACTCCGACGTGCAGAGCGTAGTCACAGCAGCTTTTGGAGTCCGCCGAGCTACGACACTTCTCGTAAGCTTCCAGCGGAGACTCGTTTTTCTCGGGCAGAACGTGTCCGATCACCATCGTAGTCCCTCCAGCTAAAGCAGCCTGGGGGGAAAAAAAATATCAAACAATAACAGTTAACACGAACCcttttcatttattatgatgaatATAAATTCACGTTTTTATTAAATTCTTTAAAATTTTTGTTTTGACGGGGTTAAACGAACCTGTACTTTACAGCCTAccgattttatttttaaatctcaAAAGCAGATTTTTTTCTGCAGCACAGCTTCATAACTCCAAGAGGAGCAGACAGAGTGTGTTTTGTGTATGAGTGCATGCTCCAATGAGCATCTGGCAGCTGACCCCGGAGACAGCTGAGCGCTGGTTAGGAGAGGGGTGTTGGTCTGAGCGCCATTGTTTCTCGGCACAATGGTGAGAGTGAAAAGGGTTTGCGGCAGTCTTTGCAGCAGCCTCTTGGTATCCATGGAAACGGATACTGATCTGCACTGGTGTATGGAGATGTTTTAAAGCAGGCAGGGAGGGGCCAGGAGGAGAACGGAGAAAAGGATGAGCAAGGGAAGGTGAAAAAAACTGAGTGATGAGTCATCACGGTCCCCCAGAGCAGCGCCGAAGATCCATCTCTTATATGTGTCAACAGTTAGCAGCCATGCTAACAGCTACATCCAAACATGTTAGTGGGAGGttggaaagaaaacaaaatctacaATATTGTGATACAAACAGGTGAGGaaaatttaaaaatatacaaTAAAACTTTACAGAAATGTGAATCTTACTCACACGAGCAGAGTTTGGATTTTATCTGCAAACACAGTTTGTAAAATGTCATCGTGTGCTCTTTCAATCCAAATATTAAATTAACACCATTGTTTTTaagaaaagttgttttttttttttttccagtgagAGCCGTTACTAACTGGTCCACAAACCAGTACTGGGTATTCTCTTGTCTAAGCCAGCCAAGGGTTACATCAAACAAATGTAAGCTTTTGATTGGCTCTTTGGGATATTAATCCTGTGTTTTTCATGAAACAAGAgaagtgccctctagtggcttgtTCCTGAGCCCCGCCCCCTTCATGTAAACAAACAAGACCATTTTCTGGCTAAAGAATAAAATGAACCTCAGAATTTTTATTTCCCAGTTGTTGACTCCTATTGCTTCACACATCTCTTCCAGATACATTCCTTATGTTCCAAATGATTTTCCCGAATGGTTTTAAAACCACTTGATTGCGTGCAGGTGAGTAGACGGGGCTTTCAGCCTCGCATCTCTAGAGCAGCAGacttgttgtgaagcgccttggggggttgtagaaccctaagaaggtgctatctaAATACAGGCCAGACCGACAAAAGTTGACAAAGACACTTCAAATATTTTACCCAATTTAATCCAATTAAATTTGATATTTTGGGTTTTATTAGTTGGCTTTGGGATGTTATTCTAAAGTTTAAATTACTATGACTTTTAATAATGTTATTAATTATGTCACATCATATGTCATatttcagaaaaaaacatttagttTAAAAGACGCTATCAATAAAGTTTTGGATTTATTACTTATGTATTAAAATTAGTTTTACATGAACTCTCCAACACACCgattttaatcccagaatttaaaaaaaaactgaggcGAAAcatccaagtggtgctcgctgcagaaccgcaaaggcggagctgcaccagaaggtgtagttctgcagcgagcaccctctcacttttgttggagcggctgtgggcagatattcgctaaaagaaaccttttcatttcgagatatattcaggctttgtcatgtagcaagctatatttttcttgtttaattggagcatagaacatagcattaacaattataaactagtaacagccgtaattcatgtgggtcaggttagtttgcgataaagttgaaaaacaaaaacggaagaagtcagtgggctaggctgagtttgcgtgaatgggcggggctgactctggtgcagctccgcctttgtagttctgtagcgagcaccctctcgaaaCGTGTGTATCTGGTAAGTTTTGGTTGAAACTGATGTTAGTTTATTTTGTATCTTTGAGACAAAATAacacacctgtttttttttttttttgctatttctatagaagaggattagggccactgaaaagaaatagaaatcaaaagcaaaacaattctgactttaatctctgaagtcagaattctgagaaaaactaAATCAGATTTCTGAAGATAAAGTCAGAaagttctttttttcttttcatttgttgACATGATGCTTGATATCAGTTTTGAAGCTTTATAAGTATTCTATAACACCATCTTTTCCCAGACCTTGGTGCCACTGTAGAAATCATCTGCTGTCACAGCATTCATGAAGGTCTCCTCCAGGTGGACGCTGGTGTCGATGCCCCCAGGCAGCACCAGTTTCCCCGAGGCATCGATCACTTTGGCCCCTCCAGGAATCATCAGCTCCTTCCCCACCTGCTGGATGATGCCGTTCTCGATGTAGACGTCGGCCTCCAGGGTGCAGTCGTCGTTCACCACTTTACCACCCTTTATCAGGATCCGAGCCATTGCTGAACTGGAAGACATAGCTACTGCTCTGAAatgaggagagaaacacagatttGTTTAGATTGGAGAAAAAAAACACAGATTAGAGAAAATGAACATCTTCTGTCACCTCATTCTGAGACCGTGTAATTAAGACCTAAAGAGGAGCGAAGAAGCTGAGCGATGCTGCTCTGGGATCAGTTTGTCACACAGAGACTAACATCAGCTACAGCACAGACTGGGCTGTGTCAGTCTCTGCCTGAGACCTGACGTCCCCCAGGACACAGATGACAAAGAGGCTGGGTCCGGTAGGGGGTCACAGTGAGGCAAACAAGGGTCAATAAGACCATTATTTAAGAAAACTGACGTATGTACATGTACAATAACGTGGCACAGACCGTGGAACCTAAACAGGACTGAAAACAGTGACAGAGAAGTATgcattacatgttttttttatttaatttaaaaaataacagcTTAGCTTTTGAACATCACAGTACCGTCATAAAAACACACATTAGATGGAGAACTCAGACAGTTCAAAAGAAAGTAGCAGGAACTCATAAAAAAATTCAGAAATATATCTGATGAATCTGAGAAGAGGTTTTTAAGATActaactagggatgcaacgataccactttttgaaTTTTCAGTCTTCAAATTTTCAATCTGCGATCTGAatgctcgccgataccgattgccgataccgatacttctaccacacaaaaaaaagcaatgatttggaatacagattttattttctcctctgctttcaacaggaaaagactgtgaggtagataaaaatagaatagaaatcatcacaaaactaaaatattaggtgaacagaaatgacaagttatagTAAAGCCATTTtcgagcaactgcattggtatcggttcctggtatcggttaacttttaccaataccgatactgaaATCGGTACTGGCACCGAGGTATCGGTACTGTGTTTCTCTCCTCATTTCAGAGCAGTAGCCATGTCTTCCAGCTCAgcaatactggtatcggtaatACTAACTGGGTTGTATTAGAAGTAGGAGTG from Nothobranchius furzeri strain GRZ-AD chromosome 18, NfurGRZ-RIMD1, whole genome shotgun sequence harbors:
- the dpysl5a gene encoding dihydropyrimidinase-related protein 5a isoform X2, whose translation is MSSSSAMARILIKGGKVVNDDCTLEADVYIENGIIQQVGKELMIPGGAKVIDASGKLVLPGGIDTSVHLEETFMNAVTADDFYSGTKAALAGGTTMVIGHVLPEKNESPLEAYEKCRSSADSKSCCDYALHVGVTWWGPKVQAEMEKLVREKGVNSFQMFMAYKESFMLRDRELFQALLHCKDIGAVARVHAENGELVGEGAKEALDLGISGPEGIEISRPEELEAEATHRAITIANRAHCPIYLVSVSSMSAGDVVASAKMQGKVVHGETTTAHTVLTGMQYYHQDWSHAAAHVTVPPLRLDPNTPNFLMSLLGNDTLNVLASDHRPFTIKQKAMGKDDFTKIPHGLPGIQDRMSVIWEKGVIGGKIDENRFVAITSSNAAKIYNLYPQKGRIIPGADADVVVWDPEGSKTISVENQFQGGDINLYEGLRCHGVPLVTISRGRLVYENGMFTCAEGSGKFCPLRTFPDHLYKKMVQREKSQAVKAVEREPYTGDVVAMVNSGRRDQGASDLDTPTRPCTRHGGVRDLHESSFSLSGAQIDDNIPKRSSARILAPPGGRSSGIW
- the dpysl5a gene encoding dihydropyrimidinase-related protein 5a isoform X1; protein product: MRAVAMSSSSAMARILIKGGKVVNDDCTLEADVYIENGIIQQVGKELMIPGGAKVIDASGKLVLPGGIDTSVHLEETFMNAVTADDFYSGTKAALAGGTTMVIGHVLPEKNESPLEAYEKCRSSADSKSCCDYALHVGVTWWGPKVQAEMEKLVREKGVNSFQMFMAYKESFMLRDRELFQALLHCKDIGAVARVHAENGELVGEGAKEALDLGISGPEGIEISRPEELEAEATHRAITIANRAHCPIYLVSVSSMSAGDVVASAKMQGKVVHGETTTAHTVLTGMQYYHQDWSHAAAHVTVPPLRLDPNTPNFLMSLLGNDTLNVLASDHRPFTIKQKAMGKDDFTKIPHGLPGIQDRMSVIWEKGVIGGKIDENRFVAITSSNAAKIYNLYPQKGRIIPGADADVVVWDPEGSKTISVENQFQGGDINLYEGLRCHGVPLVTISRGRLVYENGMFTCAEGSGKFCPLRTFPDHLYKKMVQREKSQAVKAVEREPYTGDVVAMVNSGRRDQGASDLDTPTRPCTRHGGVRDLHESSFSLSGAQIDDNIPKRSSARILAPPGGRSSGIW
- the dpysl5a gene encoding dihydropyrimidinase-related protein 5a isoform X3, which translates into the protein MVIGHVLPEKNESPLEAYEKCRSSADSKSCCDYALHVGVTWWGPKVQAEMEKLVREKGVNSFQMFMAYKESFMLRDRELFQALLHCKDIGAVARVHAENGELVGEGAKEALDLGISGPEGIEISRPEELEAEATHRAITIANRAHCPIYLVSVSSMSAGDVVASAKMQGKVVHGETTTAHTVLTGMQYYHQDWSHAAAHVTVPPLRLDPNTPNFLMSLLGNDTLNVLASDHRPFTIKQKAMGKDDFTKIPHGLPGIQDRMSVIWEKGVIGGKIDENRFVAITSSNAAKIYNLYPQKGRIIPGADADVVVWDPEGSKTISVENQFQGGDINLYEGLRCHGVPLVTISRGRLVYENGMFTCAEGSGKFCPLRTFPDHLYKKMVQREKSQAVKAVEREPYTGDVVAMVNSGRRDQGASDLDTPTRPCTRHGGVRDLHESSFSLSGAQIDDNIPKRSSARILAPPGGRSSGIW